The sequence TCCCTATCATTGTTCTGCTTGCACCATACCAGTTAATAAAATATCAATAATCGACTCAAATGCCTCCGTCATAGAAATACTATGCGCTAAAAAAAACTGGCGGTCCATTGTCGCATTAGTAGCATCAATAATTAACCTGATTAACAAATCAATATTGATATTTTTAATAATGCCCGTACGAATTCCTTCTTCCAGAAGCCCCTTCAGATCATCCCACTGATGTAACTCACGGTTGACACGTTCCCACTGCTCAGGATAAGAACGTTTCAACTGCTCTAAAATACGTAGGTCATAAAAATCATTATATTCCGGTACAACAACAATGACTTTACGGATTTTTTCCAATAAGGTAAGTTCAGGATTACTTAAAATACGACTCGTCTGCTCGTCAAACTCAGCAAGTGTCACATCAATAATCGAATCTAAAATATTAACTTTCGATGAAAAATGCTCATAGAGCGTGCGTTTACTAATGCCAAGCCGCTTTGCCAAGTCATCCATCGTAAACTTAATACCATTATTTCGTGTTTCTTCAATAAAAGCATTGATAATTCGTGCTCTCAACCTCTAGCCCCCTTGGAAACTCAAAACACACTTGTAGTTTTATCAGTTCAATTTTATACGGTCATATACCTATTTGTCTAGTATAACGGTTCAAAAAAAATCAGCCTATCTTCTAAATAAATAGAGGATAGGCCGATTTTTATCGTTCGCATGCGATGAAATCTTTATCACGGTCACTCTTTTTGTTAGCATCATAGATTGCCTGAGAGACAAAAGGCTTGTACTTTGTTTTACCGCCAACATTTTTAACAGTCGCTGAGCGTGCCACGCCGCCTTTGTAGACTTTGTTCATCTC comes from Sporosarcina sp. FSL K6-3457 and encodes:
- a CDS encoding TetR/AcrR family transcriptional regulator, with product MRARIINAFIEETRNNGIKFTMDDLAKRLGISKRTLYEHFSSKVNILDSIIDVTLAEFDEQTSRILSNPELTLLEKIRKVIVVVPEYNDFYDLRILEQLKRSYPEQWERVNRELHQWDDLKGLLEEGIRTGIIKNINIDLLIRLIIDATNATMDRQFFLAHSISMTEAFESIIDILLTGMVQAEQ
- a CDS encoding excalibur calcium-binding domain-containing protein, producing the protein MKKVFGILLALTIALSFSFNSVQVEAASPKVVKFANCKEMNKVYKGGVARSATVKNVGGKTKYKPFVSQAIYDANKKSDRDKDFIACER